From the Periophthalmus magnuspinnatus isolate fPerMag1 chromosome 1, fPerMag1.2.pri, whole genome shotgun sequence genome, one window contains:
- the LOC117377518 gene encoding retinal cone rhodopsin-sensitive cGMP 3',5'-cyclic phosphodiesterase subunit gamma-like yields MADSGVAAPADKKAPPKFKQRAMRTFKSKAPKPGQKGFGDDIPGMEGLGTDITVVCPWEAFGDMELSDLAKYGIV; encoded by the exons ATGGCAGACTCTGGGGTCGCAGCTCCCGCGGATAAGAAGGCACCCCCCAAATTCAAGCAGAGGGCCATGCGTACGTTCAAGAGCAAGGCCCCCAAACCAGGCCAGAAGGG ATTCGGAGACGACATCCCCGGCATGGAGGGCCTGGGCACTGACATCACCGTGGTCTGCCCCTGGGAGGCGTTCGGAGACATGGAGCTGAGCGACCTGGCCAAATATGGAATCGTCTAG
- the LOC117377530 gene encoding retinal cone rhodopsin-sensitive cGMP 3',5'-cyclic phosphodiesterase subunit gamma-like — protein sequence MADVAVPADRKAPPKFKQRAMRTFKSKAPKPGQKGFGDDIPGMEGLGTDITVVCPWEAFGDMELSDLAKYGIV from the exons ATGGCAGACGTCGCAGTTCCCGCCGACAGGAAGGCTCCCCCAAAGTTCAAGCAGAGGGCCATGCGCACATTCAAGAGCAAGGCCCCCAAACCAGGCCAGAAGGG ATTCGGAGACGACATCCCCGGCATGGAGGGCCTGGGCACTGACATCACCGTGGTCTGCCCATGGGAGGCATTCGGAGACATGGAGCTGAGCGACCTGGCCAAGTACGGAATCGTTTAG